The Halomicronema hongdechloris C2206 genome includes a window with the following:
- the glnT gene encoding type III glutamate--ammonia ligase, with translation MTQALSDIARDKGIRYFLISFTDLFGVQRSKLVPTQSIDMMAANGAGFAGFAAWLDMTPADPDVLAIPDPNSLFQLPWQPEAAWMPADLYDVDGQPIPQTPRLVLKRVLAQAKEQGYQVCTGVECEYFLLNADGSDISDGRDRQAKPCYDQQALMRRYDVIREICDGMSFLGWGPYQNDHEDANGQFEMNWTFDHALVTSDRQAFFKYMVKSIAERHGLRATFMPKPFPHLTGNGCHMHLSVWNADRSVNLFLDAEGDLGLSPLAYQFIGGVLHGGEALCAFSNPTVNSYRRINAAVTTSGATWSPNTLSYSGNNRTHTIRIPDPGRFELRLADGAANPYLLPAALIAAGLDGMAEKRNPGPRHDNNMYTEPLPPGTVKPLPKSLLEALGHLEQNTVLPERMGPDFTAAYLKLQHQAWREYTRQITAWELQTTLDC, from the coding sequence ATGACTCAGGCGCTCTCCGACATTGCCCGCGACAAAGGCATCCGCTATTTCCTCATTTCCTTCACCGACCTGTTTGGGGTGCAGCGCTCCAAGTTGGTGCCGACCCAAAGCATCGACATGATGGCCGCCAATGGGGCCGGCTTTGCCGGCTTCGCGGCCTGGCTGGACATGACGCCCGCCGATCCCGACGTGCTGGCGATTCCCGACCCCAACAGCTTGTTCCAACTGCCCTGGCAGCCGGAAGCGGCCTGGATGCCTGCCGACCTGTACGACGTGGATGGGCAACCCATCCCCCAGACCCCTCGCTTGGTCCTGAAACGGGTGCTGGCCCAGGCGAAAGAGCAGGGCTATCAAGTCTGCACCGGCGTGGAGTGTGAGTACTTTCTGTTGAATGCCGACGGTAGTGATATCTCCGATGGGCGCGATCGCCAGGCCAAACCCTGCTACGACCAGCAGGCCCTGATGCGCCGCTATGACGTGATTCGCGAAATCTGCGACGGCATGTCCTTCCTGGGTTGGGGACCGTATCAAAATGACCATGAAGACGCCAATGGTCAGTTCGAGATGAACTGGACCTTCGACCATGCGCTCGTGACCAGCGATCGCCAGGCCTTCTTCAAATACATGGTCAAGAGCATTGCCGAAAGGCATGGCCTGCGCGCCACCTTCATGCCCAAGCCCTTCCCTCACCTCACGGGCAATGGCTGTCACATGCATCTGTCGGTGTGGAATGCAGACCGCTCTGTCAATCTGTTTCTCGATGCCGAGGGCGACCTGGGCTTATCTCCCCTGGCCTATCAGTTCATCGGCGGCGTGTTGCACGGGGGCGAAGCGCTGTGCGCCTTCTCCAACCCGACGGTCAATTCCTACCGCCGCATCAATGCAGCGGTGACCACCTCCGGCGCCACCTGGTCGCCCAATACCCTCAGCTACAGCGGCAACAACCGCACCCACACCATCCGCATCCCCGATCCAGGACGCTTTGAACTGCGGCTCGCCGACGGTGCGGCCAATCCCTATCTGCTGCCGGCAGCGCTCATTGCCGCCGGCCTGGACGGCATGGCCGAAAAACGGAATCCCGGTCCCCGCCACGATAACAACATGTACACCGAGCCGCTACCACCCGGCACCGTCAAACCCCTACCCAAAAGCTTGTTGGAGGCGCTGGGCCATCTGGAACAGAACACCGTACTGCCCGAGCGCATGGGCCCAGACTTCACCGCCGCCTACCTGAAGCTACAGCACCAGGCCTGGCGCGAATACACCCGCCAGATTACCGCCTGGGAACTGCAGACAACCCTGGACTGTTAA